A single region of the Phyllostomus discolor isolate MPI-MPIP mPhyDis1 chromosome 14, mPhyDis1.pri.v3, whole genome shotgun sequence genome encodes:
- the MDM4 gene encoding protein Mdm4 isoform X1 produces MASLTTSAQCSASDGACRSPPRQVKQVRPKLPLLKILQTAGAQGEIFTVTQVMHYLGQYITMKQLYDPREQHMVYCGGDLLGELLGCQSFSVKNPSPLYAMLRRNLVALTTAAADAAQTLAIAQDQNLDIPSQDQLKQSAEESSSSRKGTEEGDIPAVPTLQCKQLSRENEDLIENLTQDETSRLDLGLEEWDVAGLPWWFLGNLRNNYTPRSNASTDLQTNRDVGTAIVSDTTDDVWFLNESVPEQSGAGVRVEAAGTEQTSEEVGKVRDKMVIEAGNSDDLEDTQSICDDTDVEVASEDEWQCTECKKFNSPSKRYCFRCWALRKDWYSDCSKLTHSLSTSDITAIPEEKESEGIDVPDCRRTISAPVVIAKDGYRKEENPRLFDSCTSVEFLDLAHRSESQETISSMGDKSADLLKQRTAVENVEDCRNLLKPCSVCEKRPRDGNIIHGKTSHLVTCFPCARRLKKAGASCPICKKAIHLVIRVFIA; encoded by the exons ATGGCATCACTTACTACCTCTGCCCAGTGTTCGGCGTCTGACGGTGCTTGCAGGAGCCCCCCGAGACAAGTCAAGCAG GTACGACCAAAACTGCCACTTTTGAAGATTTTGCAGACAGCAGGTGCACAAGGTGAAATCTTCACTGTTACCCAG GTCATGCACTATCTAGGTCAGTATATAACAATGAAGCAGCTGTACGATCCACGGGAACAGCATATGGTATATTGTGGTGGAGATCTTTTGGGAGAACTCCTAGGATGTCAGAGCTTCTCTGTGAAAAATCCAAG CCCTCTCTATGCTATGCTAAGAAGGAATCTTGTTGCTTTAACCACTGCTGCTGCAG ATGCTGCTCAGACTCTCGCTATCGCACAGGATCAAAATCTGGATATTCCAAGTCAAGACCAACTGAAG cAAAGTGCAGAGGAAAGTTCCAGTTCCAGGAAAGGTACTGAAGAAGGCGATATTCCCGCTGTGCCTACCTTACAGTGCAAACAACTTTCTAGAGAAA ATGAAGACTTGATAGAAAATTTAACCCAAGATGAGACATCTAGGCTGGACCTCGGGCTTGAGGAGTGGGATGTAGCCGGCCTGCCTTGGTGGTTTTTAGGAAATTTGAGAAACAATTATACACCTAGAAGTAATGCCTCAACTGATTTACAGACAAATCGG gaTGTAGGAACTGCCATTGTTTCAGATACGACAGATGACGTGTGGTTTTTGAATGAGTCAGTACCAGAGCAGTCTGGTGCTGGAGTAAGAGTTGAAGCTGCTGGTACTGAACAAACAAGTGAAGAAGTAGGGAAAGTGAGAGACAAAATG GTGATTGAAGCAGGAAACAGTGATGACCTTGAGGACACTCAGTCCATATGTGATGATACTGATGTAGAGGTTGCCTCTGAG GATGAATGGCAGTGTACTGAGTGCAAGAAATTTAACTCTCCAAGCAAGAGGTACTGTTTTCGGTGCTGGGCCCTGAGGAAGGACTGGTACTCAGATTGCTCTAAGTTAACCCACTCTCTCTCCACGTCTGACATCACTGCCATACctgaagagaaggaaagtgaaGGAATCGATGTTCCTGATTGTCGGAGAACCATATCGGCCCCAGTTGTTATAGCTAAAGATGgatatagaaaagaagaaaaccccaGACTCTTTGATTCCTGCACCTCGGTGGAATTCTTGGATTTGGCTCATAGATCTGAAAGCCAAGAGACCATATCAAGCATGGGAGACAAATCGGCTGATCTTCTTAAACAGAGAACAGCTGTAGAAAATGTGGAGGATTGCCGGAATCTTTTGAAGCCATGCAGTGTATGTGAGAAAAGACCACGAGACGGGAACATTATTCATGGGAAGACGAGCCACCTTGTCACTTGTTTTCCCTGTGCCAGAAGATTAAAGAAGGCTGGAGCTTCATGTCCTATTTGCAAGAAAGCGATTCATTTGGTTATTAGGGTTTTTATAGCATAG
- the MDM4 gene encoding protein Mdm4 isoform X5 yields the protein MASLTTSAQCSASDGACRSPPRQVKQVRPKLPLLKILQTAGAQGEIFTVTQVMHYLGQYITMKQLYDPREQHMVYCGGDLLGELLGCQSFSVKNPSPLYAMLRRNLVALTTAAADAAQTLAIAQDQNLDIPSQDQLKQSAEESSSSRKGTEEGDIPAVPTLQCKQLSRERCRNCHCFRYDR from the exons ATGGCATCACTTACTACCTCTGCCCAGTGTTCGGCGTCTGACGGTGCTTGCAGGAGCCCCCCGAGACAAGTCAAGCAG GTACGACCAAAACTGCCACTTTTGAAGATTTTGCAGACAGCAGGTGCACAAGGTGAAATCTTCACTGTTACCCAG GTCATGCACTATCTAGGTCAGTATATAACAATGAAGCAGCTGTACGATCCACGGGAACAGCATATGGTATATTGTGGTGGAGATCTTTTGGGAGAACTCCTAGGATGTCAGAGCTTCTCTGTGAAAAATCCAAG CCCTCTCTATGCTATGCTAAGAAGGAATCTTGTTGCTTTAACCACTGCTGCTGCAG ATGCTGCTCAGACTCTCGCTATCGCACAGGATCAAAATCTGGATATTCCAAGTCAAGACCAACTGAAG cAAAGTGCAGAGGAAAGTTCCAGTTCCAGGAAAGGTACTGAAGAAGGCGATATTCCCGCTGTGCCTACCTTACAGTGCAAACAACTTTCTAGAGAAA gaTGTAGGAACTGCCATTGTTTCAGATACGACAGATGA
- the MDM4 gene encoding protein Mdm4 isoform X3, with product MASLTTSAQCSASDGACRSPPRQVKQVRPKLPLLKILQTAGAQGEIFTVTQPSLCYAKKESCCFNHCCCSKVQRKVPVPGKVLKKAIFPLCLPYSANNFLEKDVGTAIVSDTTDDVWFLNESVPEQSGAGVRVEAAGTEQTSEEVGKVRDKMVIEAGNSDDLEDTQSICDDTDVEVASEDEWQCTECKKFNSPSKRYCFRCWALRKDWYSDCSKLTHSLSTSDITAIPEEKESEGIDVPDCRRTISAPVVIAKDGYRKEENPRLFDSCTSVEFLDLAHRSESQETISSMGDKSADLLKQRTAVENVEDCRNLLKPCSVCEKRPRDGNIIHGKTSHLVTCFPCARRLKKAGASCPICKKAIHLVIRVFIA from the exons ATGGCATCACTTACTACCTCTGCCCAGTGTTCGGCGTCTGACGGTGCTTGCAGGAGCCCCCCGAGACAAGTCAAGCAG GTACGACCAAAACTGCCACTTTTGAAGATTTTGCAGACAGCAGGTGCACAAGGTGAAATCTTCACTGTTACCCAG CCCTCTCTATGCTATGCTAAGAAGGAATCTTGTTGCTTTAACCACTGCTGCTGCAG cAAAGTGCAGAGGAAAGTTCCAGTTCCAGGAAAGGTACTGAAGAAGGCGATATTCCCGCTGTGCCTACCTTACAGTGCAAACAACTTTCTAGAGAAA gaTGTAGGAACTGCCATTGTTTCAGATACGACAGATGACGTGTGGTTTTTGAATGAGTCAGTACCAGAGCAGTCTGGTGCTGGAGTAAGAGTTGAAGCTGCTGGTACTGAACAAACAAGTGAAGAAGTAGGGAAAGTGAGAGACAAAATG GTGATTGAAGCAGGAAACAGTGATGACCTTGAGGACACTCAGTCCATATGTGATGATACTGATGTAGAGGTTGCCTCTGAG GATGAATGGCAGTGTACTGAGTGCAAGAAATTTAACTCTCCAAGCAAGAGGTACTGTTTTCGGTGCTGGGCCCTGAGGAAGGACTGGTACTCAGATTGCTCTAAGTTAACCCACTCTCTCTCCACGTCTGACATCACTGCCATACctgaagagaaggaaagtgaaGGAATCGATGTTCCTGATTGTCGGAGAACCATATCGGCCCCAGTTGTTATAGCTAAAGATGgatatagaaaagaagaaaaccccaGACTCTTTGATTCCTGCACCTCGGTGGAATTCTTGGATTTGGCTCATAGATCTGAAAGCCAAGAGACCATATCAAGCATGGGAGACAAATCGGCTGATCTTCTTAAACAGAGAACAGCTGTAGAAAATGTGGAGGATTGCCGGAATCTTTTGAAGCCATGCAGTGTATGTGAGAAAAGACCACGAGACGGGAACATTATTCATGGGAAGACGAGCCACCTTGTCACTTGTTTTCCCTGTGCCAGAAGATTAAAGAAGGCTGGAGCTTCATGTCCTATTTGCAAGAAAGCGATTCATTTGGTTATTAGGGTTTTTATAGCATAG
- the MDM4 gene encoding protein Mdm4 isoform X4, producing the protein MASLTTSAQCSASDGACRSPPRQVKQVRPKLPLLKILQTAGAQGEIFTVTQPSLCYAKKESCCFNHCCCSKVQRKVPVPGKVLKKAIFPLCLPYSANNFLEKVIEAGNSDDLEDTQSICDDTDVEVASEDEWQCTECKKFNSPSKRYCFRCWALRKDWYSDCSKLTHSLSTSDITAIPEEKESEGIDVPDCRRTISAPVVIAKDGYRKEENPRLFDSCTSVEFLDLAHRSESQETISSMGDKSADLLKQRTAVENVEDCRNLLKPCSVCEKRPRDGNIIHGKTSHLVTCFPCARRLKKAGASCPICKKAIHLVIRVFIA; encoded by the exons ATGGCATCACTTACTACCTCTGCCCAGTGTTCGGCGTCTGACGGTGCTTGCAGGAGCCCCCCGAGACAAGTCAAGCAG GTACGACCAAAACTGCCACTTTTGAAGATTTTGCAGACAGCAGGTGCACAAGGTGAAATCTTCACTGTTACCCAG CCCTCTCTATGCTATGCTAAGAAGGAATCTTGTTGCTTTAACCACTGCTGCTGCAG cAAAGTGCAGAGGAAAGTTCCAGTTCCAGGAAAGGTACTGAAGAAGGCGATATTCCCGCTGTGCCTACCTTACAGTGCAAACAACTTTCTAGAGAAA GTGATTGAAGCAGGAAACAGTGATGACCTTGAGGACACTCAGTCCATATGTGATGATACTGATGTAGAGGTTGCCTCTGAG GATGAATGGCAGTGTACTGAGTGCAAGAAATTTAACTCTCCAAGCAAGAGGTACTGTTTTCGGTGCTGGGCCCTGAGGAAGGACTGGTACTCAGATTGCTCTAAGTTAACCCACTCTCTCTCCACGTCTGACATCACTGCCATACctgaagagaaggaaagtgaaGGAATCGATGTTCCTGATTGTCGGAGAACCATATCGGCCCCAGTTGTTATAGCTAAAGATGgatatagaaaagaagaaaaccccaGACTCTTTGATTCCTGCACCTCGGTGGAATTCTTGGATTTGGCTCATAGATCTGAAAGCCAAGAGACCATATCAAGCATGGGAGACAAATCGGCTGATCTTCTTAAACAGAGAACAGCTGTAGAAAATGTGGAGGATTGCCGGAATCTTTTGAAGCCATGCAGTGTATGTGAGAAAAGACCACGAGACGGGAACATTATTCATGGGAAGACGAGCCACCTTGTCACTTGTTTTCCCTGTGCCAGAAGATTAAAGAAGGCTGGAGCTTCATGTCCTATTTGCAAGAAAGCGATTCATTTGGTTATTAGGGTTTTTATAGCATAG
- the MDM4 gene encoding protein Mdm4 isoform X2, giving the protein MLRRNLVALTTAAADAAQTLAIAQDQNLDIPSQDQLKQSAEESSSSRKGTEEGDIPAVPTLQCKQLSRENEDLIENLTQDETSRLDLGLEEWDVAGLPWWFLGNLRNNYTPRSNASTDLQTNRDVGTAIVSDTTDDVWFLNESVPEQSGAGVRVEAAGTEQTSEEVGKVRDKMVIEAGNSDDLEDTQSICDDTDVEVASEDEWQCTECKKFNSPSKRYCFRCWALRKDWYSDCSKLTHSLSTSDITAIPEEKESEGIDVPDCRRTISAPVVIAKDGYRKEENPRLFDSCTSVEFLDLAHRSESQETISSMGDKSADLLKQRTAVENVEDCRNLLKPCSVCEKRPRDGNIIHGKTSHLVTCFPCARRLKKAGASCPICKKAIHLVIRVFIA; this is encoded by the exons ATGCTAAGAAGGAATCTTGTTGCTTTAACCACTGCTGCTGCAG ATGCTGCTCAGACTCTCGCTATCGCACAGGATCAAAATCTGGATATTCCAAGTCAAGACCAACTGAAG cAAAGTGCAGAGGAAAGTTCCAGTTCCAGGAAAGGTACTGAAGAAGGCGATATTCCCGCTGTGCCTACCTTACAGTGCAAACAACTTTCTAGAGAAA ATGAAGACTTGATAGAAAATTTAACCCAAGATGAGACATCTAGGCTGGACCTCGGGCTTGAGGAGTGGGATGTAGCCGGCCTGCCTTGGTGGTTTTTAGGAAATTTGAGAAACAATTATACACCTAGAAGTAATGCCTCAACTGATTTACAGACAAATCGG gaTGTAGGAACTGCCATTGTTTCAGATACGACAGATGACGTGTGGTTTTTGAATGAGTCAGTACCAGAGCAGTCTGGTGCTGGAGTAAGAGTTGAAGCTGCTGGTACTGAACAAACAAGTGAAGAAGTAGGGAAAGTGAGAGACAAAATG GTGATTGAAGCAGGAAACAGTGATGACCTTGAGGACACTCAGTCCATATGTGATGATACTGATGTAGAGGTTGCCTCTGAG GATGAATGGCAGTGTACTGAGTGCAAGAAATTTAACTCTCCAAGCAAGAGGTACTGTTTTCGGTGCTGGGCCCTGAGGAAGGACTGGTACTCAGATTGCTCTAAGTTAACCCACTCTCTCTCCACGTCTGACATCACTGCCATACctgaagagaaggaaagtgaaGGAATCGATGTTCCTGATTGTCGGAGAACCATATCGGCCCCAGTTGTTATAGCTAAAGATGgatatagaaaagaagaaaaccccaGACTCTTTGATTCCTGCACCTCGGTGGAATTCTTGGATTTGGCTCATAGATCTGAAAGCCAAGAGACCATATCAAGCATGGGAGACAAATCGGCTGATCTTCTTAAACAGAGAACAGCTGTAGAAAATGTGGAGGATTGCCGGAATCTTTTGAAGCCATGCAGTGTATGTGAGAAAAGACCACGAGACGGGAACATTATTCATGGGAAGACGAGCCACCTTGTCACTTGTTTTCCCTGTGCCAGAAGATTAAAGAAGGCTGGAGCTTCATGTCCTATTTGCAAGAAAGCGATTCATTTGGTTATTAGGGTTTTTATAGCATAG